From Stigmatopora argus isolate UIUO_Sarg chromosome 14, RoL_Sarg_1.0, whole genome shotgun sequence, the proteins below share one genomic window:
- the LOC144089074 gene encoding glutaryl-CoA dehydrogenase, mitochondrial-like gives MALRTVCRLLVQPQKFAILSLTRAQRTAAYVKLDAEKAEKPKASKVQFNWRDALDLEGLLTEEEVLIRDSFRTYCQDKLMPRIILANRNEVFHREIVSEMGEMGVLGPTIKGYGCAGTSYVAYGLIAREVEGVDSGYRSVMSVQSSLVMHPINAYGTEEQKQKYLPKLARGEILGCFGLTEPNHGSDPSGMETRAKYNPSSHTYSLTGSKTWITNSPVADIAVVWAKCDDGKIRGFILERGMKGFSTPKIEGKFSLRASATGMIVMDEVEVPEENLLPNVSGLKGPFGCLNNARYGIAWGALGAAEFCFHAARQYTLDRIQFGVPLARNQLMQKKMADMLTEITLGLQSCLQLGRLIDEKKAAPEMISMLKRNSCGKALDIARQARDMLGGNGIADEYHIIRHVMNLEAVNTYEGTHDIHALILGRAITGLQSFTVN, from the exons ATGGCACTGAGGACCGTGTGTCGCCTCTTGGTTCAACCCCAGAAATTTGCTATTCTGTCCCTCACCCGAGCTCAGAGGACAGCAGCATATGTTAAATTGG atgcaGAGAAAGCTGAAAAGCCTAAAGCGT CTAAAGTCCAGTTCAACTGGCGTGATGCTCTGGACCTGGAGGGACTCCTGACAGAGGAAGAGGTGCTTATCAGGGACTCCTTTAGAACCTACTGCCAAGATAAATTGATGCCTCGCATCATCTTAGCAAACAGAAATGAAG TGTTCCACAGAGAAATAGTATCTGAGATGGGAGAGATGGGTGTCCTGGGTCCAACCATTAAAG GATATGGTTGTGCGGGGACAAGCTACGTGGCCTACGGTTTGATCGCCAGAGAAGTAGAGGGTGTAGACAGTGGTTACCGTTCAGTCATGAGCGTGCAATCATCGCTGGTCATGCATCCCATAAATGCCTATGGAACTGAGGAGCAGAAGCAGAAGTACCTGCCCAAGCTGG CTCGTGGAGAGATCCTAGGTTGTTTCGGCCTGACCGAGCCAAATCACGGCAGTGACCCGAGCGGTATGGAGACCAGGGCAAAGTACAACCCGTCCAGTCACACATACTCCCTTACTGGCTCCAAGACATG GATCACAAACTCTCCAGTAGCGGACATCGCAGTGGTGTGGGCAAAATGTGATGATGGAAAGATTCGTGGCTTTATCCTAGAACGAGGCATGAAAGGTTTCTCCACGCCAAAGATCGAGGGCAAATTTTCCCTGAGAGCATCTGCCACTGGCATGATCGTCATGGATGAGGTGGAGGTTCCTGAGGAGAACCTGCTTCCCAATGTGTCTGGACTTAAG GGTCCATTTGGCTGCTTGAACAATGCTCGTTATGGCATCGCATGGGGAGCTCTGGGGGCTGCAGAGTTCTGCTTCCACGCAGCGCGTCAGTACACGCTCGACAG GATCCAGTTTGGAGTACCGCTTGCACGGAACCAGctaatgcagaaaaaaatggctgacatGCTGACGGAGATCACCCTTGGTCTGCAGTCCTGTCTGCAGCTGGGAAGACTCATCGATGAGAAAAA GGCGGCTCCAGAAATGATCTCCATGTTAAAGAGGAACAGTTGCGGTAAAGCTCTGGACATTGCGAGACAGGCCAGAGACATGCTGGGGGGAAACGGCATCGCAGACGAGTACCACATCATTCGCCACGTTATGAACTTGGAGGCCGTCAACACTTATGAAG GTACACATGATATCCATGCATTGATCTTGGGCAGAGCAATCACTGGACTGCAATCCTTCACTGTGAACTAA
- the LOC144087996 gene encoding uncharacterized protein LOC144087996 yields the protein MNRYNSSAWNSTGDAHAYLYSNSLEDPLYKQYKPVAKQLIPLPKAVIYLLMAALVVVGVAYAIIGHLIKDLVIDIADCMLGPLANEDKEQDNNPERLSSHPQPHPFAHNAFHVWDQEDVIVPLHLEVSPETSPLLLATIPYIPSFFPHLHSPTSQNSPALPEPSDQSLH from the exons ATGAACAGATATAATTCTTCAGCGTGGAACTCAACGGGCGATGCCCATGCCTATTTATATTCCAACTCCTTAGAAGACCCTCTATACAAGCAGTACAAGCCTGTGGCAAAGCAACTAATCCCTCTTCCCAAAGCAGTGATCTACCTGCTCATGGCAGCGCTGGTAGTGGTTGGAGTGGCATATGCAATCATTGGACATCTCATTAAGGATCTGGTCATTGATATCGCAG ATTGCATGTTGGGTCCACTTGCCAATGAAGACAAAGAACAGGACAACAACCCAGAGCGCCTAAGCAGCCACCCCCAACCACACCCATTTGCTCACAACGCTTTCCACGTGTGGGACCAGGAGGATGTGATTGTTCCTCTCCATCTGGAAGTCAGCCCTGAGACAAGCCCGCTGTTGCTGGCCACCATTCCCTACATCCCCTCTTTCTTCCCACATCTCCACAGCCCGACAAGTCAGAACTCTCCTGCCCTCCCCGAGCCATCAGATCAGAGTCTGCATTGA